The following proteins come from a genomic window of Bacillales bacterium:
- a CDS encoding SDR family oxidoreductase codes for MRLTGKHVVITGASSGIGAQIALKVAGQGATPVMLARSEEKLTTVCENIKNVTGVDALPYKLDVSDASAVSAVFDRVLDRLGTIDVLVNNAGFGVFDLFHEADIDEAKRMLDVNVLGVMACTRKLLPHFLVRNSGHILNIASLAGKVATPKSAVYSATKHAVVGFSNALRLELAGTNIYVTTVNPGPVETHFFGIADPSGEYVKNVASFMLAPEQVAEKVAAAIGKRKREINVPFSMNVGARLYQMFPSVLDSLVGKWMNKK; via the coding sequence ATGCGGTTAACCGGCAAACATGTGGTCATTACAGGCGCTTCGAGCGGCATCGGGGCGCAAATCGCTTTAAAAGTGGCCGGGCAAGGCGCGACGCCAGTTATGTTGGCACGTTCGGAGGAGAAATTGACAACCGTGTGCGAAAACATTAAGAACGTCACGGGCGTCGATGCATTGCCTTACAAGCTGGATGTGAGCGACGCCTCGGCAGTTTCAGCCGTATTCGACCGTGTGTTGGACCGGCTCGGAACGATCGATGTGCTCGTCAACAACGCTGGATTCGGCGTGTTCGACTTGTTTCATGAGGCAGACATTGATGAAGCGAAACGCATGCTGGACGTGAACGTCCTCGGCGTTATGGCATGCACGAGAAAGCTGCTCCCGCACTTTCTCGTACGCAACAGCGGCCACATCCTTAACATCGCTTCGCTCGCCGGCAAGGTGGCGACGCCGAAATCAGCCGTTTATTCGGCGACAAAGCACGCCGTTGTCGGCTTTTCCAACGCGCTTCGCCTGGAGCTGGCGGGTACGAACATCTACGTGACGACCGTGAATCCCGGTCCGGTCGAAACGCACTTTTTCGGCATTGCCGATCCGTCCGGGGAATATGTGAAAAATGTGGCATCGTTCATGCTCGCGCCGGAGCAAGTCGCAGAGAAAGTGGCGGCGGCGATCGGCAAGCGGAAGCGCGAAATCAACGTACCGTTTTCGATGAACGTTGGCGCGCGCCTCTACCAAATGTTCCCGTCCGTACTTGATTCGCTCGTCGGCAAATGGATGAACAAGAAATAA
- a CDS encoding aldo/keto reductase: MKTNRLGKSELRVSEIGFGTMSLGNNEKQDIRMIREAIEGGVNFFDTADLYHFGAIEKTLGKALKGRRDEVVLATKAGNRWEEGKDGWYWDPSKAYLKEALKKSLQRLETDYVDLFQLHGGTIDDPIDESIEGLEELKQEGLIREYGISSIRPNVIREYVKRSNMVSVMMQYSILDRRPEEEMLALLAENDISVIARGPIAKGMLTERAKKKTPEKGFLGYERDEIVEIAKKVEAMASDTRTPAQIALRYSLSHPAVAAAVPGASSSKQLQENIGAANAALTEAELADIRGYSRANVYEKHR, encoded by the coding sequence ATGAAAACGAATCGACTCGGAAAATCGGAACTGCGCGTAAGCGAGATCGGGTTTGGCACGATGTCGCTCGGCAACAACGAAAAACAGGACATTCGCATGATCCGTGAGGCGATCGAAGGCGGCGTCAATTTCTTTGACACGGCCGACCTTTACCATTTCGGGGCGATCGAAAAAACGCTTGGCAAAGCGTTGAAAGGCCGCCGCGACGAAGTCGTATTGGCAACGAAAGCCGGCAACCGCTGGGAAGAAGGCAAGGACGGCTGGTATTGGGATCCGTCAAAAGCTTATTTGAAAGAAGCGTTGAAAAAAAGTTTGCAGCGGCTCGAGACCGACTACGTCGATCTGTTTCAATTGCACGGCGGCACAATCGACGATCCGATCGACGAATCAATCGAAGGCCTGGAAGAATTGAAGCAGGAAGGACTCATTCGCGAATACGGCATCTCTTCGATTCGCCCGAACGTAATTCGCGAGTACGTGAAACGGTCGAACATGGTGAGTGTCATGATGCAATACAGCATTCTCGACCGCCGGCCGGAGGAAGAAATGTTGGCGCTCCTCGCGGAGAATGACATTAGCGTGATCGCGCGCGGACCGATCGCCAAAGGGATGCTGACGGAAAGAGCGAAAAAGAAAACGCCGGAAAAAGGGTTTCTCGGTTACGAGCGGGACGAGATCGTGGAAATTGCGAAAAAAGTGGAAGCAATGGCGAGCGATACGAGAACTCCGGCGCAGATCGCCCTTCGCTATTCCTTGAGCCATCCCGCGGTCGCCGCCGCGGTTCCGGGGGCGAGCAGCTCGAAGCAGTTGCAAGAGAACATCGGCGCTGCGAACGCGGCGTTGACGGAAGCGGAACTCGCCGACATTCGCGGTTATTCGCGCGCGAATGTGTATGAAAAACATCGATGA
- the mciZ gene encoding Z-ring formation inhibitor MciZ, which produces MKIYVKENGITVVGKAWQVKSALRHYARTFQTIEQWTKSVQAKEPTSSSDFLRSTIRKSGDTI; this is translated from the coding sequence ATGAAAATTTATGTCAAAGAAAACGGCATTACCGTCGTCGGCAAAGCATGGCAAGTGAAAAGCGCGCTTCGTCACTATGCGCGAACGTTCCAGACAATCGAACAATGGACGAAAAGCGTTCAAGCAAAGGAACCAACTTCGAGCTCCGATTTCCTTCGCTCGACAATCCGGAAAAGCGGCGATACCATTTAA
- a CDS encoding NUDIX hydrolase: MADFKEITLSTESIFSGTIIDVKRDHVQLPNGKTSRRELVYHPGAVAVIAVNDEGNILMVRQFRKPLERTLVEIPAGKLEKGEEPESCARRELAEETGYRAKALHPVTSFYTSPGFSDEIVHLYYADELERGEVHTDEDEFVEPLEVDLEEALRLIEKKEIYDAKTVYAVQYLQLKQTQR; this comes from the coding sequence ATGGCTGATTTTAAAGAAATTACGTTGTCGACTGAGTCGATTTTTTCGGGAACCATCATTGATGTGAAAAGAGATCACGTCCAATTGCCGAACGGAAAAACGAGCCGGCGCGAACTCGTCTATCACCCCGGGGCGGTTGCGGTGATTGCCGTCAATGACGAAGGCAACATTCTCATGGTGCGCCAGTTTCGCAAGCCGCTGGAGCGGACGTTAGTCGAAATTCCGGCAGGGAAGCTGGAAAAAGGCGAAGAACCCGAATCGTGTGCAAGGCGTGAGCTTGCGGAGGAAACGGGGTACAGGGCGAAGGCGCTGCACCCTGTCACTTCGTTTTACACGTCCCCGGGGTTTTCGGATGAGATTGTCCATTTGTATTATGCCGACGAATTAGAGCGAGGCGAGGTGCATACGGACGAAGACGAATTCGTTGAGCCGCTCGAAGTTGATCTTGAAGAGGCGTTGCGACTCATCGAGAAGAAAGAAATTTATGACGCGAAAACGGTTTATGCCGTTCAATACTTGCAACTTAAGCAAACGCAAAGGTGA
- a CDS encoding endonuclease Q family protein: MNTYFADFHIHIGRTKTGKPVKISGAKSLTLSNLIHDASEVKGLNMIGVIDAHVPEVMEEMRELVAEGKVEAQADGGLRFKNVTVMLGSEIEIYDESCSGPFHVLVYFPDLDTMKQFSDWLSGHMKNITLSSQRYYGTGRRLQEKTEQLGGLFVVAHAFTPHKGLYGSGVVKSLVEVLDPDRIDAIELGLSADSGMADHLSELHRYPYLSNSDAHSLAKMAREYETLNLKAPTFAEWRMALRKEEGREITANYGLNPRLGKYHRTMCNHCFEIIEDDNGSECPFCGFRRITKGVADRLAEIADHTGVTNERPPYIYQIPLEFIPKLGPKTLERLRQRFKTDMAILHEASEVELQEIVSGEMADAIIKARHGKLAVRSGGAGRYGKVDRS, translated from the coding sequence GTGAACACGTATTTTGCCGACTTCCACATTCACATCGGACGGACGAAAACCGGCAAGCCGGTAAAAATCAGCGGCGCGAAGTCGCTCACGCTTTCGAACTTAATTCATGACGCTTCGGAAGTGAAAGGCTTGAACATGATCGGCGTCATTGATGCGCACGTGCCGGAAGTGATGGAAGAAATGCGTGAACTCGTCGCTGAAGGAAAAGTGGAGGCGCAAGCGGACGGCGGTCTTCGTTTTAAAAATGTTACCGTCATGCTCGGCAGTGAAATCGAAATTTACGATGAATCGTGCAGCGGTCCGTTTCACGTGCTCGTTTATTTCCCCGATCTTGACACGATGAAGCAGTTCAGCGACTGGCTGAGCGGTCATATGAAAAACATTACCCTCAGCTCACAGCGGTATTATGGAACGGGCCGCCGATTGCAAGAGAAAACGGAACAACTGGGCGGATTATTTGTCGTTGCGCACGCGTTTACACCGCATAAAGGGTTATACGGCAGCGGTGTCGTCAAGAGCTTGGTTGAAGTGCTCGATCCCGATCGGATTGACGCGATCGAACTCGGCTTAAGCGCCGATTCCGGCATGGCCGATCACCTATCAGAGTTGCATCGATATCCGTATTTGTCGAACTCCGATGCGCATTCTTTGGCGAAAATGGCTCGTGAGTACGAGACGCTGAATTTGAAGGCGCCGACGTTTGCAGAATGGCGGATGGCGCTTCGAAAGGAAGAGGGTAGAGAGATCACGGCCAATTACGGCTTGAATCCGCGGCTCGGCAAGTATCACCGGACAATGTGCAACCATTGCTTTGAAATCATCGAAGACGACAACGGCAGTGAATGTCCTTTTTGCGGTTTTCGGCGGATTACGAAAGGGGTGGCCGACAGGCTCGCGGAAATTGCCGATCACACCGGTGTGACAAACGAAAGACCGCCTTATATTTACCAAATTCCTCTCGAGTTCATTCCGAAACTCGGACCAAAAACACTTGAGCGTTTGCGGCAGCGATTCAAAACCGACATGGCGATTCTTCATGAAGCTTCCGAAGTTGAATTGCAGGAAATCGTGTCCGGGGAAATGGCCGACGCGATCATCAAAGCAAGGCACGGCAAGCTCGCCGTCCGTTCGGGAGGCGCAGGTCGTTACGGAAAAGTCGATCGTTCGTAA
- the spoIIM gene encoding stage II sporulation protein M, producing the protein MLQSHINENRSIYTFTIVLLVMGVIFGAVIVNSLPPQEKQDLYLYLSKFFDEMSKGKFASQQAMFAQSYSHYMKYAGFMWVLGLSVVGLPVILILLFLKGVVVGFTVGFLVNQMGWHGFMLALVSVLPQNFVLIPAFIVVSTAAVAFSLKLIRRQFVQKTSMPILPLFMRYSLLVVTVGAFLCVVSLFEAYVSPVLMKVII; encoded by the coding sequence ATGCTGCAATCCCATATAAACGAAAACCGGTCGATTTACACGTTCACGATTGTTTTGCTTGTCATGGGTGTCATTTTCGGAGCGGTGATCGTCAACAGTTTGCCGCCGCAAGAAAAGCAAGATTTGTACTTGTATTTGAGCAAGTTTTTTGATGAGATGTCAAAAGGCAAATTCGCTTCGCAACAAGCGATGTTTGCCCAAAGTTATTCGCATTACATGAAATACGCCGGGTTCATGTGGGTGCTCGGCCTGTCCGTCGTCGGCCTGCCGGTCATTTTAATTTTATTGTTTCTGAAAGGGGTCGTCGTCGGTTTTACCGTCGGCTTTCTCGTCAACCAAATGGGCTGGCACGGCTTCATGCTTGCTCTCGTTTCCGTGCTGCCGCAAAATTTCGTTCTCATTCCAGCGTTTATCGTCGTGAGCACTGCTGCTGTCGCTTTTTCACTGAAATTGATTCGCCGCCAGTTTGTCCAAAAGACTTCCATGCCGATCTTGCCGCTGTTCATGCGTTATTCTTTGCTCGTCGTCACCGTCGGCGCTTTTTTATGCGTTGTTTCGTTGTTTGAAGCGTATGTTTCTCCTGTTTTGATGAAAGTCATTATATAA
- a CDS encoding Fur family transcriptional regulator, translating to MEKRIERIKKQLHSQSYKLTPQREATVRVLLENEEDHLSAEDVYFLVKDKAPEIGLATVYRTLELLSELKVVDKINFGDGVSRYDLRQEGAAHFHHHLVCMECGAVDEIQEDLLGDVEKTVEDRWRFLIKDHRLTFHGICHRCRERKNDET from the coding sequence ATGGAAAAGCGAATCGAACGGATTAAAAAACAGCTGCATTCGCAAAGTTACAAATTGACGCCGCAACGTGAAGCGACAGTTCGTGTATTGCTGGAAAACGAAGAAGATCATCTAAGTGCCGAAGACGTGTACTTCCTCGTGAAAGATAAAGCCCCTGAAATCGGACTCGCCACCGTCTATCGAACGCTCGAACTGTTGAGCGAATTGAAAGTCGTCGACAAAATTAATTTCGGAGACGGCGTGTCGCGGTACGATTTGCGCCAGGAAGGCGCGGCTCACTTTCATCATCACCTCGTTTGCATGGAATGCGGGGCGGTTGACGAAATTCAGGAAGATCTTCTCGGAGATGTAGAAAAAACCGTCGAGGACCGTTGGCGTTTTTTGATCAAAGACCACCGTCTTACGTTTCACGGCATCTGTCATCGGTGCCGCGAACGCAAAAACGACGAAACCTGA
- a CDS encoding DUF4227 family protein has translation MFGWFRVFFDTMKVLILFVACTALFYFGLMWVGREYESYSNHDWPEDRSVKVFEANDAEAGGWVQQLKWFYEIGP, from the coding sequence ATGTTTGGATGGTTTCGCGTCTTTTTTGATACGATGAAAGTGCTCATTTTGTTTGTCGCATGCACCGCTTTGTTTTATTTCGGATTGATGTGGGTAGGAAGGGAATATGAAAGCTATTCTAACCATGATTGGCCTGAAGACCGATCGGTGAAAGTATTCGAGGCGAATGATGCGGAGGCAGGAGGCTGGGTTCAGCAGTTAAAGTGGTTTTACGAAATTGGACCATGA
- the xerD gene encoding site-specific tyrosine recombinase XerD — MKDDVHDFLHYLIVERGLSENTLAAYRRDLFRYVDYLKEKERIDSYSQVTRTHIIRYLMDLKDQGRAAATIARHTASVRAFHQFLLREKNAAGDPSVHIETPKTERKLPKVLTVREVEALLEAPDAANAFGLRDRAMLEVLYATGLRVSELVHLNVSDAHLTMGFVRTVGKGNKERIIPLGSMASRSLESYLRDGRPNLLKRQKNEALFLNHHGGRLTRQGFWKVLKKLSRQAGISKELTPHTLRHSFATHLLENGADLRSVQEMLGHADISTTQIYTHVTKKRLKDIYKTYHPRA, encoded by the coding sequence ATGAAAGACGACGTCCATGATTTTCTTCATTACCTTATTGTCGAGCGCGGGTTGTCCGAAAACACGTTGGCTGCCTACCGGCGTGATTTGTTTCGTTACGTCGATTATTTGAAAGAAAAGGAACGGATCGATTCCTATTCGCAAGTGACGCGTACGCATATCATACGTTATTTGATGGATTTGAAAGATCAAGGGCGAGCGGCGGCGACGATCGCCAGGCATACCGCGTCGGTTCGTGCTTTTCATCAATTTTTGCTGCGAGAGAAAAATGCTGCCGGCGATCCGTCTGTACATATTGAAACCCCGAAGACTGAACGAAAATTGCCGAAAGTCCTTACGGTACGCGAAGTCGAGGCACTTCTCGAGGCACCGGACGCTGCGAACGCTTTCGGATTGCGAGACCGCGCGATGCTGGAAGTGTTGTATGCAACCGGACTCCGCGTTTCCGAATTGGTGCACTTGAACGTATCCGACGCCCATTTGACGATGGGGTTTGTCCGCACCGTCGGAAAAGGAAACAAGGAACGCATTATTCCGCTCGGCAGCATGGCTTCCCGTTCGCTCGAATCGTATTTGCGGGACGGGCGTCCGAACTTGTTGAAACGGCAAAAAAACGAAGCGTTGTTCTTAAACCATCACGGCGGCCGCTTGACGAGGCAAGGATTTTGGAAAGTGTTAAAAAAATTGAGTCGTCAAGCGGGAATCAGCAAAGAACTGACTCCCCACACGCTGCGGCATTCGTTCGCGACCCATTTGCTCGAAAACGGCGCCGATTTGCGATCCGTGCAGGAAATGCTCGGACACGCCGACATTTCGACGACGCAAATCTATACGCACGTCACCAAGAAAAGATTGAAAGACATTTACAAAACGTATCACCCGCGTGCCTGA
- the deoB gene encoding phosphopentomutase, which translates to MQFKRIFLTVLDSVGIGEAEDAGRFQDAGADTLGHIAEVCGGLRLPHLQRLGLGNIREVKGVAPTDVPRAHFGIMSEASNGKDTMTGHWELMGLHVKEPFRTFPNGFSDALISWMEAETGRKVIGNKPASGTAILEELGEQHMETGALIVYTSADPVIQIAAHEDIVPLEELYEICETVREKTRNEPYKVGRVIARPFEGEPGAFRRRSDHRHDYALSPFAPTVMNALKDGGFDVLALGKINDIYNGEGVTEAIRTADNMDGVDKMLAALEKDFSGLAFLNLVDFDSTYGHRRDPQGYGAALEAYDERLPEMLGRLREDDLFIITADHGNDPTFPGTDHTRELVPLLAHHPRITFGRNLSVRNTFADVGATIADNFRVRMPEHGQSLLKEVSE; encoded by the coding sequence ATGCAGTTTAAGAGAATTTTTTTGACGGTATTGGATTCAGTCGGCATCGGTGAGGCAGAAGACGCCGGGCGGTTTCAAGATGCGGGAGCCGATACGCTCGGACACATTGCCGAAGTTTGCGGCGGTTTACGATTGCCGCATTTGCAGCGGCTCGGGCTCGGCAACATTCGCGAAGTAAAAGGCGTCGCGCCAACGGATGTACCGCGTGCGCATTTTGGAATCATGAGCGAGGCTTCAAACGGAAAAGATACGATGACCGGCCATTGGGAACTGATGGGACTTCACGTGAAAGAACCGTTCCGCACGTTTCCGAACGGTTTCTCGGATGCGTTGATCTCGTGGATGGAAGCGGAAACCGGCCGCAAGGTGATCGGTAACAAACCGGCTTCGGGAACGGCGATCCTTGAAGAACTAGGGGAGCAACATATGGAGACGGGAGCGCTCATTGTGTACACGTCCGCTGATCCGGTCATCCAAATCGCCGCACACGAAGACATCGTTCCGCTTGAGGAATTGTACGAGATTTGTGAGACGGTTCGTGAAAAGACAAGAAACGAACCATATAAAGTCGGCCGCGTGATCGCCCGCCCGTTCGAAGGCGAACCGGGTGCTTTCAGGCGTCGATCCGACCACCGGCATGATTATGCGTTGAGTCCGTTCGCGCCGACGGTGATGAATGCGCTCAAAGACGGCGGATTCGATGTTCTCGCGCTCGGCAAAATCAACGACATTTATAACGGAGAAGGGGTAACCGAGGCGATCCGTACCGCCGACAACATGGACGGCGTCGACAAAATGCTCGCAGCGCTCGAGAAAGATTTCTCGGGGCTGGCCTTTTTGAATCTCGTCGATTTTGATTCGACTTACGGTCATCGCCGCGATCCGCAAGGTTACGGCGCCGCCCTTGAAGCCTACGACGAACGGCTTCCGGAAATGCTCGGACGGCTTCGCGAGGACGATCTGTTCATCATTACCGCTGATCACGGGAACGACCCGACTTTTCCCGGAACCGACCATACCCGCGAACTTGTGCCGCTTCTTGCCCATCATCCGCGAATCACGTTCGGACGCAATCTCAGCGTGCGCAACACATTCGCCGACGTCGGCGCGACAATTGCCGACAATTTTCGTGTGCGCATGCCCGAACATGGACAAAGTCTGTTGAAGGAGGTGAGCGAATGA